A single window of Vibrio alfacsensis DNA harbors:
- the rpoH gene encoding RNA polymerase sigma factor RpoH: MTKEAYPMALVTQDSLDSYIRSVNSYPMLTPEEERGLAERLHYNGEIDAAKGLILSHLRFVVHVARGYSGYGLPMADLVQEGNIGLMKAVKRFNPEVGVRLVSFAVHWIKAEIHEYVLRNWRIVKIATTKAQRKLFFNLRKSKKRLGWFNNGEVETVARELGVEPSEVREMESRLAAIDSTFDMPMDEDDSSNSYTAPMVYLEDKSSDVADNIEAANWETHTNNRLGHALASLDERSQRIVRSRWLDDEKATLQDLADEFGVSAERIRQLEKNAMKKLKLAVGEF, translated from the coding sequence ATGACAAAAGAAGCGTATCCGATGGCTCTAGTCACGCAAGATAGCCTTGATAGCTATATTCGTTCTGTAAACAGTTACCCAATGCTGACACCAGAAGAAGAGCGTGGACTGGCAGAAAGATTACACTACAATGGTGAGATTGATGCGGCGAAAGGCCTGATCTTGTCACACCTACGATTCGTTGTTCACGTTGCTCGTGGTTACTCTGGCTATGGTTTACCAATGGCAGATCTAGTGCAAGAGGGCAACATTGGCCTGATGAAAGCGGTTAAGCGCTTTAATCCTGAAGTGGGTGTTCGCCTTGTCTCATTCGCCGTTCACTGGATCAAAGCAGAGATCCATGAATACGTACTGCGTAACTGGCGTATCGTTAAGATCGCAACAACCAAAGCGCAGCGTAAATTGTTCTTCAATCTGCGTAAGTCGAAAAAGCGTTTAGGTTGGTTCAATAATGGTGAAGTCGAAACGGTTGCACGTGAACTAGGTGTTGAGCCATCTGAAGTCCGTGAAATGGAATCTCGCCTTGCAGCGATAGATTCAACTTTTGATATGCCAATGGATGAAGATGACAGCTCCAACTCATACACCGCTCCTATGGTGTATTTAGAGGATAAATCTTCTGATGTGGCAGATAACATTGAAGCGGCTAACTGGGAAACACACACTAACAATCGTTTAGGTCACGCATTAGCAAGCCTCGACGAGCGCAGTCAACGCATTGTTCGTTCTCGTTGGTTAGATGATGAAAAAGCAACGCTGCAAGACCTTGCTGATGAGTTTGGGGTGTCTGCTGAGCGTATTCGTCAGTTAGAAAAGAATGCGATGAAGAAACTTAAACTGGCTGTTGGCGAGTTCTAA
- the glpE gene encoding thiosulfate sulfurtransferase GlpE, translating into MDQFQHIDVQSAQALLDQGEARLVDIRDPQSFAVAHAESAFHLTNDSMVSFMDDVEFEQPVLVMCYHGISSQGAAQYLVNQGFEQVYSVDGGFEAWQRAELPIVRS; encoded by the coding sequence ATGGACCAGTTTCAACATATTGATGTACAAAGTGCTCAGGCATTACTCGACCAAGGTGAAGCAAGGCTTGTCGATATCCGAGATCCCCAGTCTTTTGCCGTGGCACATGCCGAGTCAGCATTCCACCTGACCAATGATTCGATGGTTTCCTTTATGGACGACGTGGAGTTCGAACAACCCGTACTTGTTATGTGTTATCACGGCATTAGTAGCCAGGGTGCTGCGCAATATTTGGTTAACCAAGGCTTTGAACAGGTGTACAGTGTGGATGGTGGCTTTGAAGCCTGGCAACGAGCAGAACTACCGATAGTGAGAAGTTAA
- the glpG gene encoding rhomboid family intramembrane serine protease GlpG: MKRLVTLNNPRMAQAFIDYMASRRIDIQMMPEGDGQFALWLTDAQYEIEVEAELKQFLENPSASKYSAASWDVADTRKSKFHYSSPSIMDMVKAKAGPVTLLIMAVCVVIYFLQLFGFGDGVFALLHFPALEGQQWQLWRWVSHALLHFSVTHIVFNLLWWWQLGGDIERRLGSGKLLQIFVISAALSGAGQFYVEGANFGGLSGVVYALLGYLWILGYRLPHLGLTLPKPIIVFMLVWLVLGFVQPFMAIANTAHLVGLLSGMAIALFDSGKQKYQHAS; the protein is encoded by the coding sequence ATGAAGAGATTGGTAACGTTAAATAATCCACGTATGGCGCAAGCGTTTATTGATTATATGGCATCACGCCGAATTGATATCCAGATGATGCCAGAGGGAGATGGGCAGTTTGCTCTTTGGCTTACTGACGCGCAGTATGAAATTGAAGTTGAAGCGGAACTTAAGCAATTTTTAGAAAATCCGTCTGCGTCGAAATACAGCGCTGCTTCTTGGGACGTTGCCGATACTCGTAAAAGTAAATTCCATTACTCGAGCCCAAGCATCATGGATATGGTGAAAGCTAAAGCGGGGCCTGTGACTTTATTGATCATGGCTGTTTGTGTCGTTATCTACTTTTTGCAGCTGTTCGGTTTTGGCGATGGCGTGTTTGCTTTGTTGCATTTTCCTGCCCTTGAAGGGCAGCAGTGGCAGTTATGGCGATGGGTGAGTCATGCTTTGCTGCACTTCTCAGTCACACACATTGTGTTTAACCTGTTATGGTGGTGGCAGTTGGGAGGCGATATTGAGCGCCGATTAGGCTCTGGTAAGTTATTGCAGATCTTTGTTATCTCAGCAGCACTGTCTGGTGCAGGTCAGTTTTATGTTGAGGGGGCAAACTTTGGTGGCTTGTCTGGTGTGGTGTATGCGCTTCTTGGTTACTTGTGGATTCTTGGCTATCGCTTGCCACATTTAGGTTTAACGCTGCCTAAGCCGATCATTGTCTTTATGCTAGTGTGGTTAGTATTGGGCTTTGTTCAACCATTTATGGCTATTGCCAATACGGCTCATTTGGTTGGCTTGCTTTCAGGTATGGCGATTGCTTTATTTGATTCAGGTAAGCAGAAATACCAACACGCATCTTGA
- a CDS encoding flagellar basal body-associated protein FliL, with amino-acid sequence MYKRYVGQIIFALSLLISMPTWAETKETEPQLAYFTLEPDLTTNFYTKGKKLGYVQVRIDIMVMSQQDLAVVEHHQPLIRDAVVELLGKQTEDTIKSLSGREDLRKTLVTTLNETLLPETGKTIIADLLFTKYLYQ; translated from the coding sequence ATGTACAAACGTTATGTAGGCCAAATTATTTTCGCGCTAAGTCTGCTGATATCGATGCCCACTTGGGCTGAAACAAAAGAGACTGAACCTCAACTTGCTTACTTCACTTTAGAACCAGACTTGACGACCAATTTTTATACCAAAGGTAAAAAGCTCGGTTATGTGCAAGTACGCATCGACATAATGGTCATGAGCCAACAGGATCTTGCGGTGGTAGAGCACCATCAACCATTAATTCGTGATGCTGTAGTAGAGCTACTTGGTAAACAAACCGAAGACACGATTAAGTCTCTATCGGGCCGAGAAGACCTACGCAAAACATTGGTAACGACACTCAACGAAACACTACTACCAGAAACCGGCAAAACCATCATTGCCGATCTGCTGTTTACGAAGTATCTATACCAATAA
- a CDS encoding chorismate lyase has translation MNQLISLYLTSLLEVEWQNPEVFEFPNEFAKHWLEEQGSLSRRLSQHCKQLTVELLHNQIVTAKTLTRNESQLLSEQECLLREVVLRGDEKDWVIGRTLIPRSTLVDQQYDLAQQGDIPLGLTVFSADNVERDALQVGWASLPQGRFLARRSRLWMNHKPMLVAELFLPNSPVYAKEKV, from the coding sequence ATGAATCAGCTGATATCACTCTATCTTACTTCGTTATTGGAAGTAGAGTGGCAAAACCCCGAAGTTTTTGAATTTCCAAATGAATTCGCCAAGCATTGGCTTGAAGAACAAGGATCTTTGTCACGCCGTTTAAGCCAGCACTGCAAACAGTTAACTGTTGAATTGCTTCACAATCAGATCGTTACCGCGAAGACACTAACACGCAATGAAAGCCAGTTATTATCTGAACAAGAATGCCTCCTTAGAGAGGTGGTACTGCGTGGTGATGAGAAAGATTGGGTCATTGGGCGCACATTGATCCCTCGTTCAACGTTAGTCGATCAGCAATATGACTTAGCTCAGCAAGGTGATATACCGCTTGGACTCACCGTATTTAGTGCAGACAACGTTGAGCGCGATGCATTACAAGTGGGATGGGCAAGCTTGCCACAAGGTCGCTTTTTAGCGCGCCGCTCTAGATTGTGGATGAATCACAAACCGATGTTAGTGGCTGAGTTATTCTTACCTAATTCCCCAGTTTACGCTAAGGAGAAAGTGTAA
- the ubiA gene encoding 4-hydroxybenzoate octaprenyltransferase has protein sequence MSADKAKAYWQLMRMDRPIGSLLLLWPTVWALVIAAQGMPSWDVLVVFVLGVFLMRSAGCVINDFADRKVDGHVKRTKQRPLPSGKVTSKEAIGLFLLLAASSFLLVLTMNPLTIQLSFAGIVLAFIYPFMKRYTHLPQLFLGLAFSWAIPMAWAAQTGELPWIVWFVFAINALWTIAYDTQYAMVDRDDDLKIGIKSTAILFGRHDKLVIGVLQLVTLAMLVLLGQHYELGQSYYWMILVAASLFVYQQHLIRHRDRELCFRAFLNNNYVGMVVALGLFIAFW, from the coding sequence ATGTCCGCAGATAAAGCCAAAGCATATTGGCAACTGATGCGAATGGACCGCCCAATAGGATCACTCTTACTATTGTGGCCGACAGTTTGGGCCCTTGTCATTGCCGCCCAAGGTATGCCCAGTTGGGATGTTCTGGTGGTCTTTGTATTGGGTGTATTTTTAATGCGAAGTGCAGGGTGCGTGATTAATGACTTCGCGGATCGTAAAGTCGATGGTCATGTAAAACGTACTAAGCAACGTCCTTTACCATCAGGCAAAGTGACCTCAAAGGAAGCCATTGGTTTGTTTTTGTTGCTGGCTGCCAGTTCGTTCTTATTGGTTCTTACGATGAACCCACTGACGATTCAGCTTTCTTTTGCTGGTATTGTTTTGGCTTTCATTTACCCATTTATGAAGCGTTATACCCACTTGCCTCAGCTCTTTCTGGGTTTAGCGTTTAGTTGGGCGATCCCAATGGCTTGGGCGGCTCAAACGGGTGAGTTGCCATGGATCGTGTGGTTTGTATTTGCGATTAACGCTTTATGGACCATTGCTTACGACACTCAGTATGCCATGGTCGATCGCGATGATGATTTAAAAATTGGCATTAAGTCTACGGCTATTTTGTTTGGTCGCCATGATAAATTGGTGATTGGCGTATTGCAGTTAGTGACACTCGCAATGCTTGTGTTACTTGGTCAACATTACGAACTTGGTCAAAGTTATTATTGGATGATTTTGGTCGCGGCGTCTTTGTTTGTTTATCAGCAGCACTTAATTCGTCACCGAGATCGTGAACTATGTTTTAGAGCGTTCCTCAATAACAACTATGTAGGAATGGTCGTAGCATTAGGGTTGTTTATTGCATTTTGGTAA
- the plsB gene encoding glycerol-3-phosphate 1-O-acyltransferase PlsB, with the protein MSSGQSFSRSLLKLPLSVMVKGTTIPSNPIDDLNIDITKPIVYALPFRSNVDLLTLQKQALSLGLPDPLSPLEINGKTLNRFVFIASRPTVMSDDNHVPSDSVSLFTELLELHKLDSELDVQMIPTTVLWGRKPGKEENRKSYLQPMNGPQKAKAVFTAGRDCLVRFSPVVSLRYMADSHGTDSAIAHKLARVARIHFSRQKLAASGPNLPQRQVLFARLMKSPAIEKAIEDEAQSKNISIDKARKEAHDIMDEIAADFSYGLVKNGDRILGWLWTKLYQGLHINNASTVRRLAQDGHEIVYVPCHRSHMDYLLLSYVLYHEGMVPPHIAAGINLNFFPAGPIFRRGGAFFIRRSFKGNKLYSTIFREYLSELFAKGYSVEYFSEGGRSRTGRLLQAKTGMLAMTIQAMLRGLNRPVTLVPVYIGYEHVMEVGTYAKELRGSRKEKENAGLVLRTLRKLRNFGLGYVNFGEPIQLNQYLNEHAPEWTKDIDRMGGSKPQWMNPVVNDLANKMMTHINDAAATNALTLCATALLSSRQRALSRDSLINQIDCYLKLLKNNPYSRTSTVPSETAEELVDHAISLDKFVIETDTMGDIISLDRSQSILMTYYRNNIIHLFALPSLIAQMLIRQRNLSVEKIQENVAQIYPFLKKELFLSYKEDELDELVIKVLNEFAEQKMINLDGGKLEINQSNNQPLVLLGRTITETLQRYSIAMNLLVADQDLGKSDLEQKSQDIAQRLGRLHGINAPEFFDKGVFTAMFNTLKEQKYLDSNGDCDLEKTQQLAKLLFTLLYPEVKLTIEESIHQLQA; encoded by the coding sequence ATGTCTTCTGGACAATCATTTTCACGTTCATTACTAAAACTACCTTTATCGGTAATGGTAAAGGGCACCACAATCCCATCAAATCCGATTGATGATCTTAACATCGACATCACTAAGCCGATTGTATACGCCTTACCATTCCGCTCGAACGTGGATTTGCTGACATTACAAAAACAAGCTCTGAGTCTTGGTCTACCTGACCCACTCAGTCCTTTAGAAATTAACGGCAAAACACTCAACCGTTTCGTATTCATTGCATCTCGCCCAACGGTGATGAGCGATGATAATCATGTACCAAGTGATTCTGTTTCGTTGTTCACCGAACTGCTTGAACTGCATAAACTCGATAGCGAACTTGATGTACAGATGATCCCAACAACCGTGTTGTGGGGGCGTAAGCCTGGTAAAGAAGAAAACAGAAAGTCGTACCTACAACCAATGAACGGTCCACAAAAGGCGAAAGCGGTATTTACCGCTGGTCGAGACTGTTTGGTACGTTTTAGCCCAGTGGTTTCTCTGCGTTATATGGCAGATTCTCACGGCACTGACAGCGCAATTGCCCATAAGTTAGCGCGTGTCGCTCGTATCCACTTCTCACGTCAGAAGCTTGCAGCATCGGGGCCAAATTTACCTCAACGCCAAGTACTGTTTGCACGTTTAATGAAATCACCAGCGATCGAAAAAGCGATTGAAGATGAAGCACAAAGCAAAAACATCTCTATTGATAAAGCACGCAAAGAAGCCCATGACATCATGGATGAAATTGCTGCTGACTTTTCATATGGCTTAGTGAAAAACGGCGATCGTATTCTTGGCTGGTTGTGGACTAAGCTGTACCAAGGTCTGCATATCAATAACGCTTCGACGGTTCGTCGCTTAGCACAAGATGGTCATGAGATCGTGTACGTGCCATGTCACCGCAGTCACATGGACTACCTACTGCTTTCTTACGTTCTGTACCATGAAGGTATGGTACCGCCACATATTGCTGCAGGTATTAACCTAAACTTCTTCCCTGCAGGCCCTATCTTCCGTCGTGGTGGTGCGTTCTTTATTCGCCGTAGCTTTAAAGGCAACAAGCTGTACTCAACCATTTTCCGCGAGTATCTATCGGAGCTGTTTGCTAAAGGTTACTCGGTTGAGTACTTCAGCGAAGGTGGTCGCTCACGTACTGGTCGTTTGCTACAAGCCAAAACCGGTATGTTGGCAATGACGATTCAAGCGATGCTGCGCGGTCTAAACCGTCCGGTAACACTCGTGCCTGTGTACATTGGTTACGAGCACGTAATGGAAGTGGGCACTTACGCCAAAGAACTTCGCGGCTCACGCAAAGAGAAAGAAAACGCAGGCCTTGTGCTACGTACTCTGCGCAAGCTACGCAACTTTGGTCTTGGCTACGTCAACTTCGGTGAACCAATTCAGCTAAACCAATACCTGAATGAACATGCGCCAGAGTGGACGAAAGACATCGACCGCATGGGTGGTAGCAAACCACAATGGATGAACCCAGTGGTAAATGACCTCGCCAATAAGATGATGACACACATTAATGATGCCGCTGCAACAAACGCGCTGACTTTGTGTGCAACAGCGCTATTGTCTTCTCGTCAACGTGCATTATCACGTGACTCTCTGATCAATCAAATTGACTGCTACTTAAAGTTACTGAAGAACAATCCTTACTCTCGCACATCAACCGTGCCGAGTGAAACTGCAGAAGAGTTAGTGGATCACGCGATCTCTCTCGATAAGTTTGTGATTGAAACCGATACTATGGGAGACATCATTTCACTGGATCGTAGCCAGTCGATTTTGATGACTTACTACCGCAACAACATCATTCACTTATTCGCTCTACCATCATTGATTGCTCAGATGCTTATTCGTCAGCGCAACTTGTCCGTAGAGAAGATTCAAGAGAATGTCGCTCAGATCTACCCATTCCTGAAAAAAGAACTGTTTCTAAGCTACAAAGAAGATGAGTTGGACGAGCTAGTAATTAAGGTGCTCAATGAGTTTGCCGAGCAGAAGATGATCAACTTAGATGGTGGCAAACTGGAAATCAACCAGTCTAATAACCAGCCATTGGTGTTGCTTGGTCGCACGATCACAGAAACATTGCAACGTTACTCTATCGCTATGAATCTTTTGGTTGCTGACCAAGATTTAGGCAAATCTGACCTTGAGCAGAAGAGCCAAGATATTGCACAACGTTTAGGTCGTCTGCACGGCATCAATGCACCTGAGTTTTTCGACAAAGGCGTGTTTACTGCCATGTTTAACACTCTCAAAGAACAGAAGTACTTAGATAGCAATGGCGACTGTGACCTAGAGAAAACACAGCAATTAGCCAAACTGCTGTTCACTCTACTTTATCCAGAAGTGAAGTTAACCATCGAAGAAAGTATCCACCAGCTTCAAGCATAA
- the lexA gene encoding transcriptional repressor LexA: MKPLTPRQQQVFDLIKSKIEDTGMPPTRAEIARELGFRSANAAEEHLKALARKQAIEIIPGASRGIRILLEDAANDDQGLPLIGQVAAGEPILAQEHVESHYQVDPAMFKPKADFLLRVNGESMKDIGIMDGDLLAVHKTQDVRDGQVVVARVDDDVTVKRLERKGSTVLLHAENEAFSPIQVDLTSQHLTIEGLAVGIIRNTDWM; this comes from the coding sequence ATGAAGCCGTTAACGCCACGCCAACAACAAGTCTTCGATTTGATTAAAAGCAAAATTGAAGATACTGGAATGCCACCAACTCGTGCAGAGATTGCGCGTGAGCTTGGCTTCCGCTCTGCGAATGCCGCAGAAGAACACCTAAAAGCGCTTGCTCGTAAACAAGCGATTGAAATTATTCCAGGCGCATCTCGTGGGATCCGAATCTTACTTGAAGATGCGGCGAACGACGATCAAGGACTACCTTTGATTGGTCAGGTTGCTGCTGGTGAGCCGATTCTGGCTCAAGAACATGTGGAATCTCATTACCAAGTGGACCCTGCGATGTTTAAACCGAAAGCGGACTTCCTACTTCGCGTAAACGGCGAAAGTATGAAAGACATCGGTATCATGGATGGCGACTTGTTGGCTGTGCACAAAACCCAAGATGTGCGCGACGGCCAAGTTGTGGTTGCTCGTGTTGATGATGATGTGACGGTGAAGCGTTTAGAGCGTAAAGGTTCTACTGTACTGCTGCACGCGGAGAACGAAGCGTTTTCACCAATCCAAGTCGATTTAACGTCGCAACATCTGACGATTGAAGGTCTTGCGGTTGGCATTATTCGCAACACCGACTGGATGTAA
- a CDS encoding class I SAM-dependent methyltransferase encodes MSKPQHHVPNHLLKPLFLRSRESLVDNGLVYDPIAAKACLSCKMAPGCISGDVDQKQLLHVTLTQLCDQQVSHFLQQHSDAWIINVGAGLDTRFYRLDNGRCHWIELDVTENLVWRQRLFHKNERYEHRCGSVEDMSWLDELRIPDKAPVLILCEMALLDCDEAQVATFIQTLGRHFVSAEVCMVLAGDLTESKWGQKLGSDTYSHGFESPAEQILQWLPWSQWVKAFSPFDRFCSRWRAWQRWLNKIPMLKHRLTPVLIHIKW; translated from the coding sequence ATGTCCAAGCCTCAACATCACGTACCCAATCATCTGCTGAAACCGTTGTTTTTGCGCAGTCGCGAAAGCTTAGTTGATAACGGCTTGGTGTACGATCCGATTGCGGCAAAGGCATGCTTGAGCTGCAAGATGGCTCCAGGCTGTATCAGTGGCGATGTCGATCAGAAGCAATTGTTGCACGTGACCTTAACTCAGTTGTGTGATCAACAGGTGAGTCACTTTCTTCAACAACACTCAGACGCTTGGATCATTAACGTCGGTGCTGGTTTAGATACGCGCTTCTACCGTTTGGACAATGGTCGTTGTCACTGGATTGAATTGGATGTCACCGAGAATCTGGTTTGGCGTCAGCGTTTGTTCCACAAAAACGAACGTTATGAACATCGATGTGGCAGCGTAGAAGACATGAGTTGGTTAGATGAACTGCGTATTCCAGATAAAGCACCAGTTTTGATTTTGTGTGAGATGGCTTTACTTGATTGCGATGAAGCTCAAGTTGCCACTTTTATTCAAACACTAGGGCGTCATTTTGTTTCTGCAGAAGTGTGTATGGTGTTAGCGGGTGACTTAACCGAAAGTAAATGGGGTCAAAAGCTTGGTTCGGATACTTATTCGCATGGGTTTGAATCTCCGGCAGAACAAATATTGCAATGGCTTCCATGGTCGCAATGGGTCAAAGCGTTCTCACCTTTCGACCGATTCTGCTCACGCTGGAGAGCATGGCAACGTTGGCTAAACAAGATCCCAATGTTGAAGCATCGCCTGACGCCAGTCCTCATTCACATCAAGTGGTAA